The nucleotide sequence CCAGACCTGGTCGGCGCTGCAGAACAGCCTGCTGATCTACGAGCCCACTGAGGCACAGCTGGAGAACTACAACCCCAAAGCGATCCCGGAGATTCCGTTGCTGCACATCGCCAACCGGGTGCTGCTGGTCGGGGATGACCCCGCAGTGGAGCAGTCCTACCTGGACGCCGCCCGCGAGTGGTACGACGCCACCACCGAGCACGCCGCCCTAAGCGATGCCAAAGCGGCCCTCGACGCGTGGGCGCAGAGACACACTGGCGGGCTGATCAGGTCCTCCGGTATCGAGATCACCGAGGACACGCGGCTCGTCCTGCAAAACGCCCTGCTGTTCGCCGCCGGGTGGGCCTGGCCCTTCGACGCGAATGACACCGCCGACGAGGACTTCACCCTTTCCGACGGCACGGTAGTCACTGCCCGGCTCATGCGCGACAAGCTCCGCCTCCCCTATGCGCAGGGCCAGGGCTGGCAGGCCGTGCGCCTGCAGTACGCCGAGGGCAGCGGCCGCACCGTAATGGACGTGTTCCTGCCCGAGGTCGGCACCAACCCATCTGACCTGCCCGAGGGCACCTGGGCCGAGGCCTCGGCGGCGCTTGACGCCAACGCGTATGGACAGCAGCGTATGGCCGAGGTCCGGCTGGCCCTGCCCACCTTCGACCTAGCGCCCGGCCCCGTGAATCTGCTCGCCTTCCTCACGGCCCAGGGCATAACACTGGACTCTCTGGAGCACATCGGCGAGAACCTGGAGGTTGACCAGGCGGTCCAGCAGGTCCGCCTCATGGTCAAAGAAGAAGGCACCGTCGCTGGAGCCCTAACCGAAGTGTCCATAACCGAAAGTGCCGTACCCGACGAAGAAGACAACCCAGTCAGCTTTATCGTCGACCACCCGTTCGTGGTCCGCATCCTCGACCAGTTGACCGGCCTGGTGCTGATCGAGGGCGTCATCATGGACCCGACCGCGACCACCGGGTAATTCCCACCCGGACCACGCCGCCGTGCGCCTCCCGCGGGCCACCCGAACGGTTACGCTCTTACCCGGCAGCCCCTCCCACGACTGTAAGGAGTACCCGTGAGCGTCGACGTCGTCACCCAGTCCACCCCCGAGCTGGTCGAGGCAATGGAGCGCCTCATCCCCCAGCTCTCCCGCAGCGCCCCGGCCCTGACCGCCGCGCAGTGCGAGGCCCTGGTCGACCAGCCCGGCGTGTACCTGTTCGCCTTCCGCCCCGACGCCCCGCTCGCAGACGGCACCACCCCCATTCTGGGGATGCTGACCCTGGCGACCTTCACCATCCCCACCGGTCTGCGCGCCTGGGTGGAGGACGTCGTCGTCGACGGCGATGCCCGTGGCCACGGTGCCGGCCAGGCGCTGGTGGAGGCGGCGGTCGAGTACGCCCAGTCGCTGGGTGCCCGTACCGTCGACCTCACCTCGCGTCCCTCCCGGGAGGCGGCCAACCGCCTGTACCGCCGGGCCGGTTTCAAGCTGCGCGAGACGAACGTGTACCGCTTCTCCGGGGAGTGACCCCGCGGTCGGTCCGGGGCGCGGCGGCGCTCAGGGCTCGGCCCACAGCAGCAGGTGCGGCGTGACGGCCTTCAGGTCCGGGACGACGACGAGCCCGGGATCGGCCGGGAAGTGCTTGTGCCCGCCGATCTGGATCACCCGCAGGTCGTTGGCGCGGGCGGAGGCGGCGCCGGTGGCGGAGTCCTCGACGACGACGCACTGGTCCGCGCTCAGCCCCAGCAGGCGCATGCCGGCGGCGTAGGGCGCCTGGTCGGGCTTGCCGGGCAGGCCGTCGTCGCCAGTTATCAGGCCGGCGAACACGTCCCCGAGCGCGTGGGCGACCGCCTCGACGATGGGGCGCGGGGACTGGGTGACGATCACCTGCGCCAACCCGACCTCTAGCAGCGTCTGGGTGATCTCCCGGGCACCCGGGACCAGCGGCGGGGAGGCCTTGACGGCGGCCTCCACGTCGGCAGCCATGGCGGCGAAAATCGCCTCGGCCGCCGGGTCGTCAGGATCGGAAGCCGCCCCAGTAGCAGCAATCAGCTCACGAGTACGGCGAATCGAGGCTCCCTCCAGGGCGGCCACCTGCGCTTCGGTGACGGTACCGCCGGCGGCCTCGCAGCGGCGGCGGAAGGCGTCATCCCAGAAGTGCTGAGAGTTGATGAGCGTGCCATCCATGTCCCACAGGACGCCGCGCACGTAGCGGCCGACGTGGTTCACTACTCGCCTCCAGAGCTGCGCCGACCGCGGCCCTTGCGTCGATCCCGCTTGGCCCGCTTGTCCTGCTCAGCCTGCGCCCACTCGATGCGCCTAGTCAGCCAGGCGCGCGTGTCCGCGGTGAGCATCTTGTTGTCCTCCAGCAGGCCGCCGGCGCGCAGCCGGGTGAACTCCAGGTACTCGGGATTGCGGGTACGCCCGTACTGGCGCTCCGCCTCACGTAGATCGGATGCGTCCCGTGCGACCTGCCGCTCGATCATCTGTCTGCCCAGCAGCAGGAAGATCGCCAGCACCAGCGCCACAATGCTGCCGTAGCCCTGAGTCGGTCCGTAAAGCAGGGCTGCCAGGACGGATAGCCCGATGGCGGGCCCCATCATGCCGTAGGTGTAGCCCTCGGAGCGGCCGTCGTGGCCGCGCGCCCAGGCGCGGAGCTTGGCCCGCCCGTCCGGGTCTCCCCCGTTGAACCAGTCGCGTACCCGCCCGCCGACGCCGCTCATCGCGCTGCCCCCTCAAGCAGCTCGTCGATGAGCTCGGCCATGGAGCCCACCGAGCGCTCGCAGGCGGCGACGACGTCGGGCGGGGACCAGGGCAGGCAGATGGCGTGGTCGGCAACCGCGTGCATGGAGATGTCGTTCCAGGAATCGCCGACGCTCCAGGTCTCGATCCGCTCGCCGGCCAGCGGCCCGTCGGCGCTGGTGAGTGAGTCAACCAGGTCGCTCAGGCCGGCACCCTTGGTGGCACCGGCGGGGATGACGTCGAGGAACTCCTGATTGCGGACCACCTCGATCTGATCCGGCCAGCGGGCGGTGAGGTCGGCGACGATGCGCTCCCGCACGGCGTCGTCGCGTACCCGCATGGGCACGCCGATGAACCGGTGACCCGGCATCTCCTCCACCGCCATGGGCCGGAAGATCTCCAGGATCGGGGAGGTCTCATGGTAGGTATCGGACAGGATGTGGTCGGCCTCCATGGTGGTGCCGAAGACGGTGAGCCCGTCGATGCCCTGCAGGAAGCTGGCAATCTCGTGCGCGACGCCGTCGGGCAGGTAGCGGGCGGACAGGACCCGGTATTCGCCGTCGATCAGGACGGCGCCAGTGAAGGTGACGGCGTAGTCGAACTCCAGGCCCAGGGGCGTCAGGGTGTGACGGGTCGCGAAGACGGACTTGCCGGTGTCCACCACCAGCAGGTTGCCGACATCCCGCCAGCGCTGCATGGCGTCCAGGTCCGCGGAGCTGACGCGCCGGTCAAACAGGACCGTGCCGTCCAGGTCGGTAGCGATGAGTTGGCGCACTGCTTCTCCTGCCGGGCCGAGGTATGTGCTGGGTTACAGCTTACTGACTGCACCCCCGAAGCGCGTAGAACTACCGGCAGCAGAAGCTGCTTGAATCCTCGTTTCAGGAGGCGACGCGAGTAATCGCCACCACGATCATTACGCCGCCGCCGATGACCTGGAGCATGCCCCAGTACTGCATCGGAATCCAGAACATGGTGTGACGGTTGCGCAGGCCACGCTGGAGGCGGGCGCGCTCCCGTTCCACCAGGGAGCCAACCTGCTGCTGGGCCTCCTCTACGCTGCGCGGAGCCGGCACGCCCGGTGCGGCTTGGAAGGCGCCGGCCTGCACCCGACCCAACAACTCCTGCTGGTAGTCGGCAAGGCGCTGTTCCGCCTGCCGACTGGGCCGGGTGATATTGAACCACTTACCCACCAAGTAGCTAGCGAAGCCGAAGAACAGGCAAGCGATCCCGATGCACATCGTCTGGGTCGAGTCACTGCCTCCCAGGGCCGAGGCCGCCGCGGAACCGGCTCCCACACCAAGACCCCAGAACAGCAGCGCCAGGACACCACCACCAGTCCAAACAATCACGCCGCCACGGTAATCGGATCACCAACCACTTACAACTCGGTCACGCGACCCAACTGAAATCAGGGCACAGTCACCAAAATCACTTGCCAGTTTCCAGCGCGTCAATGGCTTCCGGTGCGTTTGCGCGGGCGTGCGTGTCAGGCCGCGACCTCGTCCCGGAGCCGGACATCATCCGACTCCGCCCGGGCCCTACTGGCCTCACGACGCCTGAGGGTGGCCCGGGCCGAGTCGACCAGGAGCACGAAGCCGGCCCCCATCTGGATGCAGTCCTTGACCACCAGGCGCCCGCGCGCCGACAGGTAGGGGAAGCCGAGGTCGGCGTCGGCCACCCCCTCAGCAGGTGCGGACACCCATGTCTCCGGCGTGGTAACCAGGAACGACAACGTGATGAAGGAGAATCCAATGACCCCCAGCGCGCCAAGCATCCCCAGCTCGGGGCGCATCCAGTGCGCCGCCAGCAGCAGGCCGATGCCGACGATCGTGACACCGACGAAGATGGCCACCGGGTAGGTCGCGTTGGCCTCGTGCCAGGCACGGTTGGTCGCATTGAGCACGCCCTCGGCGTTCATGTGGGCCTTGTAGCCGTCGGGGTCACCGATCATCCACCGCATGAAGGGAGAGTTAGCGACGAACGGGATGATTCCGTCCGCCTCGTACTTAAACCACTTCAATGCGCCGATCCACACAAAGACGATGATGACGCCGACGCGAAGCAGCGTCATAGCCAAGCGGTCCAGGGCGGTGACACGTCGCGCAAAGGATTCGATAAGACCGGTACCGGCGGCAGTTCCAGCAGTCATGGCGCAACTCTTTCTGTCGTCGAATTGTCTCACGAAAGACACGGGCCTACTTGTGAGCATCCGCGTCCTTAGGCGGACCTAAGGCTAAGGTGCCGCACACGGTGACGCAATATGCGCGACGTCGCACCGCTGTGGTCTACGCCACCATATTCCGCCTTGTCATGCAGGCACAGGGTGGCGGCAGCGGCGCTCGGCCAGCCTCAGGCCCTCGCGGGCCCGGGCGACGGTCCGTCCCGGCCGGTGGCGTAGTCCACCAGCGCCATCAGCCCGGAGCAACCCCGTCACGCACAAGACGTCGAGGTCGGCCGAAGTGTGCAACTTCGACCGACCTCGACGGTAACAACAACCGATCTCGACGGTAATAACGACCGATCTCGGTGGGTGGGGTGGGTGGGGCGATTGGGGCTACAGGCCGAGCCAGCCGGTCCAGGCCCCGAAGATGCCGATGACGAACATGCCCAGGATGATCCACAGGGCGTTGACCTTCTTATTCAGCAGCCACATGCACACGAAGGTCAGCCCCAGCGCCGCCACGCCGGGCAGCAGCTGATCGAGGATGTCCTGCAGGGTGGTCTGGGTGACGGTGCCGTCGTCGGCGGTCACCGAGGAGATCACCCCGGGAAGTTGATCGTCGTCCACTTGGCCACCAGGGCACCCATGACGAACAGACCGGTGATAGCGGCGATCTGCGTGATGCGCTTGAGCTGGCCGCCGCCGACCTCCGTCACCATCGCCGTGCCGCGCTCATAGCCCCACTTCAGGCCGTACCAGCGCACCAGGATGCGGATGATATTGATGCCCAGGAAGTAGACGATCGGGCCGAGCCAGGAGCCCGTAAGCGCCAGGGAGGCGCCCAGCGCCCCCAGCACCGGGCGGACGGTCCCCCAGAAGATGGGGTCGCCGACGCCCGCGAGCGGCCCCATGAGGCCGACCTTGACGTTGGTGATGGTGTCATCACCGATGTCCTCACCCTTGGCGCGCTGCTCCTCCATGGCGGCGGTGACGCCAAAGACCACCGAGGAGATCCAGGGGTGGGTGTTGTAGAACTCCAGGTGGCGCTTGAGGGCGGCCGCCTGCTCGGTCTTGTTGGAGGGGTAGAACTTCCGGATCGCCGGCATGAGGGTGATGCAGAAGCCCATGGCCTGCATGCGCTCGAAGTTGAAGGAGCCCAGCAGGAACGTGGAGCGCCAGTACATGCTCCGCAAGTCGCGGTTGGTGAGCATGCGCTCGGTGGCGGGAGCGGCGTCAGTTTGTGTAGACATGGTCTTGTTTCCTTCCCAGTTCCTTGCCGCGCTCAGTCGAGCTCGTCATCGAGATCGTCATCCAGGTCGTCGTCCAGACCACCCGCGCCGGCGGCAACAGGGGCGGGACGCGGCAACTGGACCGACTCGTGGAAGTCGGGGTTGAGCTGCACGTAGATGAAGGCCAGGCAGATACCCATGATGCCCAGTGCCACCAGGGTGATGCCGGTGTCCAGGGTGGTCATGGACTGGGCCACGATGAAGCCGATGAAGAAGAACGGCATCAGCTTGCGGGCGCGCATCATGTTGATGACCATGGCGTAACCGACGACGACGATGAACCCGCCCGCGATCTGCAGGCCCTGGGTGACGACGTCGGGGATCATCCCCAGCGCGCGCTGCACGGCGTCGCCCGAGGCCACCACCGCGACGGCGGCGGTGGGGATGGCCACGCGCAGGCCCTGGAGGGACAGCGCGATGAAGTGCATGATCTGAATGCCCCGCATATTGCCGTCCTCCGCGAAGCGGTCGGCCTGGTGGGCAAAGAACACGTTGACGGTACGCACGAAGATGGTCAGGGCCTGGCCGGCGACGGCCAGGGGCACGGCGACGGCGATCGCCTCCTCGTGGCTCTGCCCGCCGGCGATGGCGATGACGGTGGAGACGGTGGAGGCCAGCGCCGCGTCGGGCGCCATGGCGGCACCAACGTTCATCCAGCCGAGGCTGACCAGCTCAAGGCTGCCGCCAACCATGATGCCGGTGGTCGGGTCGCCCAGGGCGAGCCCGGTGAGGGTACAGGCGACGATGGGTCGGTAGAACATGCGTTCGTCCAGAACGGAGTCGCAACCGGCGAGGAAGGCCACGAGGGTCACGAGGATGATCTGGACAGCACCGATGTCATGCATGAGAGTGCTTCCTGGTGGGGATGGATAGGGGTGGGGTCAGGCGACAAAGCCCTTGGACTTCAGCGTCTCCATCAGGCCGGCGCGGCCGGAGGAGGGAACCTGCTGGATGTACTGGGTGATGCCGCGGGAGTCGATCTCCTGGAAGGCCTTGACGTCGTCATCGGAGACGTAGACGGCCTGCGACAGGGCCTTGGTGCCCTGCTTGAAGGTCATGCCGCCGACGTTGACCTCATCGGCCTGGATGCCCAGGTCGAGCAGGCGCACGATGTCCGCCGGGGTCTCCACGACGATCACGGCCTTGAGGTTCTCGTACTTGGGGTTCTTGTACACGCGGGCCGCCTTGGCCACGGTCAGCACGTGGACCTTGACCTTGCCGCCGCCGGTCTGGAGCATCAGCGTCTTGCGCAGCTCGTCGTTGGCGGCGCCGTCGGAGACGGCGAGGATGGCCTCGGCACCCAGGGAGCCGGCCCAGTTGTTGGCGACCTGGCCGTGGACCAGGCGGGAATCGATGCGCAGGAGCTTGATGTCCATCAGAGCTCGTCTCCTTCGTCGTCGTCGGAATCGGTGTTGGTGGGTGGGGTGAAGATCTCGGATAGGACCTTGACGCCGCCGGCGCCGGAGGTCTTGGCGACCTCAACCAGCTCGGCCAGGTCACCGCCGGCCAGGCGGCGGCCGAGGACCTCGATGAGCATGGGCAGGTTCACGCCGGTAACGACGTCGGCGTCTTCACGGGCCGCTGCGAAGCGGGCGGCAGCGTTGTAGGGGCTGCCCCGAGCAGGTCCACGAGGATGAGGTACTGGCCCGAGGCGGAGGAGTCCACGGCGTCGGCGTACTTGGCCAACAGGTCCTCCGGCCCTTCACCGGGATCGAAGCTGATGGGGATGACGTCGTCCTGCGGACCGGCGATCATGGCGGCGGAGTTGAGCAACCCCTCCGCCAGGTGACCGTGGGCCGCCACGATTACTGCAACAGATGACTGCAACGGCGGGCTCCTGCCAGTTACGCACCGCAGCGCGGTGCCTATCGGTTTGTGGGGACGTCATAGCCGCGGCGCCGCGTCCCCGATTGGCTGAAGCATATGCCAAATCGTTTGAACTGACGACGGTCTATGACGAGGCACACAGTAGCACCCATACGGCCTTAGATCTCTGGAACGTTGCGCTCAATTTCATCGAGCCAGGCGGCGGCATCCGCATCGGAGGGCATCCGCCAGTCTCCGCGCGGGGAGAGCGTGCCGCCGGCAACCACCTTCGGCCCGTTGGGCAGCGTGGAGCGCTTGAACTGATTGGCGAAGAAGCGCCGGAAGAAGACCAGCTCCCACTTGCGGATGTCGGCGAGCGTGTAGGCGACCTTCTCCTCCTCCGGCAGGCCGGCCGGCCACTGCCCCACCGCCGGGTCCGCCCAGGCCTTCTCCGCCAGGAACGCAATGCGGGACGGACGCGCACCATGGCGCAGCACGTGCCACAAGGTGAAGTCCTGCAGCGCGTAGGGGCCAATGCGTGCCTGCGTGGACTGGATGGGCTCACCCTCCGTGGCGGGCACCAGCTCGGGGCTGATCTCGGTGTTCAGCACGGCCAGCAGCACCTCGGAGGCGGCGTCGGAGAAGATCCGCTCGGCCACCACCCAGCGGATCAGGTGCTGGATGAGTGTCTTGGGCACGCCCGCATTGACGCCGTAGTGCGCCATCTGGTCACCCACTCCGAAGGTGCACCAGCCCAGCGCCAGCTCGGACAGGTCTCCGGTGCCCAGCACAATGCCGCCACGGGCTCCCGCGATGCGGAACAGGAAGTCCGTGCGCAGCCCGGCCTGCACGTTCTCGAAGGTGACGTCGTAAACCTCGCGGCCGCGCTCGCCGCGCCCGTAGGGGTGGTCCATGGCGGCCAGCATCTGCTCTGCCACCGGCCGGATGTCGAGCTCCTCCACGTGGCACCCCAGCGCCTCGGCCAGGGCGAGTGCGTTGTGCTTGGTGGCGGCGGAGGTGGCAAAGCCGGGCATGGTGATGGCATGAATGTCCGTGCGCGGCCGGCCCAGCCGGTCCATGGCACGGGCGGCGACGATGAGGGCGTGCGTGGAGTCCAGTCCGCCGGACACCCCGATGATGAGCCTGGGGTTGCCGATGGCGGTCAGCCGCTGCACCAGGGCCGCCACCTGGATGTTGTAGGCCTCGTAGCAGTCCTGGGCCAGGCGCTGCGGATCGTTGGGAACGAAGGGGAAGCGGTCGACGTCGCGCCGCAGCCCGATGTCGGTGCGCGGCACCGCGAGCGCGGCGCGGGGGATCACCACCGTCTGGAATCCCTCGGGACTGCCCCCATCCTGGGGGGCGCGCTGCCCGGCGAGTCGGCGACGGTTGTCGTCAAAGGTGCCCTGGCGCAGGCGCTCGGCGCGCAGGCCCTCGATGTCGACGTCGACGACGGTCGCGCGGGCCCCGTCCGGGAACCGCTCGGTCCTGCCCAGCAGGGCGCCGTTCTCATACACGAAGGTCTGGCCGTCCCAGGCCAGGTCCGTGGAGGACTCCCCCGCCCCGGCGGCGGCGTACACGTAGGCGGCCAGCCCCCGGGCGGAAGAGGCGCGCGCCAGTAGCCGCCGCTGGTCGGCACGGCCCACGGTGACCGGGGAGCCGGAGAGGTTGACCAGCACCGTGGCGCCGGCCAGGGCCGCGAGCGAGGACGGCGGCACGGGCACCCACATGTCCTCGCAGACCTCGGCGTGGAAGACCAGGCCAGGCACGTCCTCGACGTCGAACAGCAGCCTCGCCCCGAGCGGCGCGCTGGCGCCGTCGGGATCGGGGCCGACGCCGGGAAGGCGGACGGTGGGGGGCAGGCCGTCGGCCCCGGAGGCGAAGTGGCGGGACTCGTAGAACTCCCGGTAACTGGGCACGTAGGACTTGGGGGCGACGCCGCGTACCACCCCGCCCTGGATGACGACGGCGCAGTTGAGCAGCCGGTCGCCCACGCGCAGGGGCGCCCCGACTACGAGCGCGGGCAGCAGCTCGGCGCTGGCCACCCGGATGGCCTCGATGGCCGCCAGCACGTTGCGCAGCAGCAGCTCGTCCAGCAGCAGGTCGTCGATGGAGTAGCCGGTCAGGGTGAGCTCGGGGAAGGCCGCCACGGCGACGCCGTCGTCCGCGAGCGCGCGGGCCTGGGCGATGACTGCGTCCGCGTTGGCCCGGGGGTCCCCGAGCACAACCGGCAGGGTCACGGCGGCCACGCGCGCGAAGCCCTGGTCGTAGGCGGAGTGGAAGACCAGGTCGGAGTGCGCCTGTGCGCGGGGCGCGGCTGGTCCGGTGGTGTCGGTGTGCTCCGGGTTACTCATGGCCCGATCCTGGCACAGCCGGGACGACAACTCTTGTCAAATCGTTTTGTTCGCCATAGTGTTTCTACGCGGCCCGGAGACGGCCGGACCGCTGTACCCCCACCCTGAATCGCATCGAAGGAGATGCACATGCATATCGCTACACGATTACAACGCGCGCTGCGGCCCGCCGCCGTCACCGCGGCACTGGCGCTCGCCGCCGTCGGCGCGGGAGCCTGCCTGCCCGCCGTCGGCGCCGCCGCGGAGCCCGCGGGCTCCGCAGCCGCCGATCCCTGGCGGCCCCTGGCCCACTACACGCCCGAGATCAACTGGATGAACGACCCCAACGGCCTGGTGTACGTGGACGGCGAGTACCACATGTTCTACCAGTACAACCCGGAGGGCTCCCAGTGGGGCAACATGTCCTGGGGACACGCGGTATCCACCGACCTGGTGCACTGGGAGGAGCTCGACGTAGCCATCCCCTACACCGAGGACTACGGGGTGTTCTCCGGCTCGGCCGTCTACGACGAGCACAACACCTCCGGCCTGGGCACCGCCGACAACCCGCCCCTGGTGGCGGTGTGGACGCGCGCCGACAACCACAACGGCAACCAGTCCCAGTCGCTGGCCTACTCCACCGATAAGGGCCGTACCTGGACCACCTACAACGGCGGCGACCCGGTGCTGGACATCGGCTCCACCGAGTTCCGCGACCCCAAGGTGTTCTGGGACGAGGGCGCCGGGCGGTGGACGATGGTGGTGGCCCTGTCCGCCGACCACCAGGTGGCCTTCTACTCCTCGGACAACCTGATCGACTGGACCCGGCAGTCCACCTTCGGTCCCATGGGCGACACGAGTGCCGTGTGGGAGTGCCCCGACCTGTTCCCCATGGCGCTGGACGGCGACCCGAACAACGTCAAGTGGGTGCTGTCGCTGAGCGTGGCCGGCATGGGCCGGTACTTCACCGGGGACTGGGACGGCACCACCTTCACCGCGGACGCGCTGCCCAGCTACACCGGCGAGGGAACCGTCCTGGAGGACTGGGAGTCGGGCACCTACGCCGGCTGGACCACCACCGGCACCGCCTTCGGCCAGGCCCCGGCATCCGGGGACGCCACCGGGCACGTCGGCTCCTACTACGCGGACTCCTGGGGCGCGGGGGATGCGGACACCGGCACACTCACCTCCTCCCCCTTCACCATTGAGCAGGACTACCTGAATCTGCTGATCGGCGGCGGCAACCACCCCTATGACGCCACAGCCACCGCGGACGACAGCGGCGGGAGACTGCTGACCGGCTTCGACGCCGGCGACTGGGAGGGGTGGACCGTGACCGGCAACGCCTTCGGTGACGCCCCGCTGGCCGGCACCGCGCCCGGGCAGCAGGAGCTGATCAACATGCGGGGCACGGGCGTGCTCAACTCCTTCTACGACGTCGGCACCGGCCAGGGCACCGATGCGTCCACCGGCACGGCCACGTCCCCGGAGTTCACCATTGACGCCGACTACGTGAACCTGCTCATCGGCGGCGGCAACCACCCGGAGGCGGATGGCGGCGGCGCCACCGTGGTGCAGCTGCTGGTGGACGGCCAGGTGGTTCGCACAGCCACCGGCCGCAACCTGGAGGAGCTCAACTGGCAGAGCTGGGACGTGTCCGACCTGCGCGGCACCACCGCCACGCTGCACGTGATTGATGACAACACCTCCGGCTGGGGCCACATCCTGCTGGACGAGGTGCGGTTGTCCGACCGCGCCGCCACCACTATCCCCAACAACACCTCCGTCAATGTGGTGGTGGACGGCGAGGTGGTGGCCTCGGCCACCGGCCCGCAGTCCGGCACCCTGGACTGGACCAGCCTGGACCTGCGTCAGTGGCGGGGCCGGGAGGCCACCCTGGTGATTGAGGACAACAACCAGACCTCGGAGTGGGGCCACCTGCTGGTGGACACGATCGTCCAGTCGGATACGGCCGGCTTCAGCCAGACGCAGGCCATGCCGTACCTCGATTACGGGCGCGACTACTACGCGGCCGTCACCTGGAACGGTGCGCCGGATGGCGAGCGGTACACGGTCGCCTGGATGTCCAACTGGGACTATGTGAACGCGATTCCCACAACCTCGTGGCGCACGGCGATGACCATGCCGCGGCGGCTTGAACTGCGCACGCTGGACGGCGCCGCCCGGCTGAGTGCCGCGCCCGTGCCCGGTATCGAGTCCCTGTACACCGGTGACGCGGTGGTGCTGGACGGCACCGCGATCCCGGAGGGCGCCACCGCCCTTGACGAGGCCGCGCAGGGCGCCGCCCTGGACATCTCCCTCACTCTGGATCCGGGTGCTGCCGCCACCAGCGGCATCGTCGTGCACGCGGCCGACGGGCAGGGCACCGTCATCGGCTATGACGCCGAGGCCGGCGAGGTCTACCTGGACCGCACCGCCTCCGGCGCCACCGACTTCTCGGCGGCCTTCCCGAGCGTCGAGCGCGTGGGCGTCTCGCCCGACGCGGACGGCCTGGTGCCGCTGCGGGTACTGGTGGACGCCTCCTCGGTTGAGGTATTCGCTGCCGATGGCGCGGTCACCATTACCGATGCCGTCTACCCGCAGGCCGAGGCGGTCGGGGTGTCCC is from Actinomyces sp. 432 and encodes:
- a CDS encoding GH32 C-terminal domain-containing protein, which translates into the protein MHIATRLQRALRPAAVTAALALAAVGAGACLPAVGAAAEPAGSAAADPWRPLAHYTPEINWMNDPNGLVYVDGEYHMFYQYNPEGSQWGNMSWGHAVSTDLVHWEELDVAIPYTEDYGVFSGSAVYDEHNTSGLGTADNPPLVAVWTRADNHNGNQSQSLAYSTDKGRTWTTYNGGDPVLDIGSTEFRDPKVFWDEGAGRWTMVVALSADHQVAFYSSDNLIDWTRQSTFGPMGDTSAVWECPDLFPMALDGDPNNVKWVLSLSVAGMGRYFTGDWDGTTFTADALPSYTGEGTVLEDWESGTYAGWTTTGTAFGQAPASGDATGHVGSYYADSWGAGDADTGTLTSSPFTIEQDYLNLLIGGGNHPYDATATADDSGGRLLTGFDAGDWEGWTVTGNAFGDAPLAGTAPGQQELINMRGTGVLNSFYDVGTGQGTDASTGTATSPEFTIDADYVNLLIGGGNHPEADGGGATVVQLLVDGQVVRTATGRNLEELNWQSWDVSDLRGTTATLHVIDDNTSGWGHILLDEVRLSDRAATTIPNNTSVNVVVDGEVVASATGPQSGTLDWTSLDLRQWRGREATLVIEDNNQTSEWGHLLVDTIVQSDTAGFSQTQAMPYLDYGRDYYAAVTWNGAPDGERYTVAWMSNWDYVNAIPTTSWRTAMTMPRRLELRTLDGAARLSAAPVPGIESLYTGDAVVLDGTAIPEGATALDEAAQGAALDISLTLDPGAAATSGIVVHAADGQGTVIGYDAEAGEVYLDRTASGATDFSAAFPSVERVGVSPDADGLVPLRVLVDASSVEVFAADGAVTITDAVYPQAEAVGVSLFADGGAATAVQLRINQLSDYRDAAPTPAPTATATAAPTDTATAAPAPTAPPTPAPTAGAALPSAASPTTGGAGAAKPTASPSAPAAGQGAPGSLARTGASAPLVLVMALTAVVAGAGLRGLRYRN
- a CDS encoding NAD(+) synthase is translated as MSNPEHTDTTGPAAPRAQAHSDLVFHSAYDQGFARVAAVTLPVVLGDPRANADAVIAQARALADDGVAVAAFPELTLTGYSIDDLLLDELLLRNVLAAIEAIRVASAELLPALVVGAPLRVGDRLLNCAVVIQGGVVRGVAPKSYVPSYREFYESRHFASGADGLPPTVRLPGVGPDPDGASAPLGARLLFDVEDVPGLVFHAEVCEDMWVPVPPSSLAALAGATVLVNLSGSPVTVGRADQRRLLARASSARGLAAYVYAAAGAGESSTDLAWDGQTFVYENGALLGRTERFPDGARATVVDVDIEGLRAERLRQGTFDDNRRRLAGQRAPQDGGSPEGFQTVVIPRAALAVPRTDIGLRRDVDRFPFVPNDPQRLAQDCYEAYNIQVAALVQRLTAIGNPRLIIGVSGGLDSTHALIVAARAMDRLGRPRTDIHAITMPGFATSAATKHNALALAEALGCHVEELDIRPVAEQMLAAMDHPYGRGERGREVYDVTFENVQAGLRTDFLFRIAGARGGIVLGTGDLSELALGWCTFGVGDQMAHYGVNAGVPKTLIQHLIRWVVAERIFSDAASEVLLAVLNTEISPELVPATEGEPIQSTQARIGPYALQDFTLWHVLRHGARPSRIAFLAEKAWADPAVGQWPAGLPEEEKVAYTLADIRKWELVFFRRFFANQFKRSTLPNGPKVVAGGTLSPRGDWRMPSDADAAAWLDEIERNVPEI